One stretch of Paramormyrops kingsleyae isolate MSU_618 chromosome 4, PKINGS_0.4, whole genome shotgun sequence DNA includes these proteins:
- the LOC140588715 gene encoding CMRF35-like molecule 7 codes for MALLLFLLHIIFIRLTAAQSVRTVSWVSAERGGSVTIPCYYDQKYKHHVKYWCRGYYWYSCSILARSDSNQTAGKVSISDDHTHLVFIVTMRDLQEKDSDTYWCAVEIHGAADDGVYLQLIVMEAEGVSPKQAELTTALQQTESFTSSTQQRDGLTSATKHPTGRAVTTCPSGPLTSTTNEDSNTTQSPRDHTWHFLLHAAVGLVYLLCTGVAIISWRNRRQ; via the exons ATGGctcttctcctcttcctcctccacatCATCTTCATTAGGTTGACAG ctgctcagagtgtgAGGACTGTGAGCTGGGTAtctgcagagagaggaggatctgtcaccatcccatgttacTATGATCAGAAGTATAAACACCATGTGAAGTACTGGTGTAGAGGATATTACTGGTATTCCTGCTCCATACTGGCACGTTCTGACTCCAATCAGACAGCAGGGAAAGTGTCAATCAGTGATGACCACACTCACCTGGTCTTTATTGTGACCATGAGGGACCTGCAGGAAAAGGACTCTGACACTTACTGGTGTGCTGTGGAGATTCATGGGGCAGCAGATGATGGTGTCTATCTACAGCTCATTGTGATGGAAG CAGAGGGAGTTTCACCCAAACAGGCAGAGCTGACTACAGCTTTACAGCAGACAGAAAGTTTTACTTCATCTACACAGCAGAGAGACGGTTTGACTTCAGCAACAAAACACCCAACAGGAAGGGCTGTGACCACATGTCCCTCTGGTCCCTTAACTTCCACCACTAATGAGGATTCAAACACCACACAATCACCAAG AGACCACACCTGGCACTTTCTACTTCACGCTGCTGTTGGTCTGGTCTACCTGCTTTGTACTGGAGTGGCCATCATCAGCTGGAGAAACCGCA GGCAGTGA